A single genomic interval of Penicillium psychrofluorescens genome assembly, chromosome: 2 harbors:
- a CDS encoding uncharacterized protein (ID:PFLUO_003481-T1.cds;~source:funannotate), which yields MKSGVYQFLIGCFAAFGSFLFGYDLGVIAEVVAASSFKTLFLQSSADAKSGTVVSLYTGGCFFGALGAGFTYRLGRRGTILMACVIFTIGGIIQTAGVRIEMLYVGRLLAGFGTGFLVMIIPIYQAEIAHRSIRGRITTLQQLFSALGQVTAGWVAYGCYAAYNSTNDSREWRIPLAIQIIPALFLGSLVYQCPESPRWLCDHNKADEGLKTLARLHSHGDTNDAYVIAEFNLIQIQLEAEHAEKTPNYLDLFRSWPQIRRIIIVMAIQAGCQGTGVSAIQYFSPQIFAQLGIPVKTTLLMQAVNALVGLAGTSLCIVIIELVGRRPLEIGGSLIMTVTFAVNAALIKIFPASVSNTGAHWGFIVMTWVFNFVFFVTSGPLSWAIPPELFGNAIRDTGVSWGTMTSFAFNTMIGQVTPIAISAIGWRYYLVFVVCNFTTAIFFWAFLPETKGLNLEDLEELFEKSPVFIPGSKWVPSSHIELDAKRIAEKETPATRHIEQIDDGSV from the exons ATGAAATCTGGGGTATACCAATTTCTCATCGGCTGCTTTGCAGCTTTTGGTTCATTCCTTTTCGGCTATGATCTCGGTGTGATTGCTGAGGTTGTTGCCGCCTCGTCATTCAAGACATTGTTTTTGCAGAGTAGTGCCGATGCCAAGTCCGGCACGGTGGTATCTCTCTACACtggcggctgcttctttggcgCTCTTGGAGCCGGATTCACGTACAGGTTAGGCCGTCGGGGAACAATCCTGATGGCATGTGTCATCTTTACAATTGGAGGCATCATCCAGACTGCCGGTGTTCGGATTGAGATGCTGTATGTTGGCCGGCTACTTGCCGGGTTTGGAACGGGATTCCTAGTT ATGATTATCCCAATTTATCAGGCAGAGATTGCACATCGCAGCATCAGAGGCAGAATCACAACCCTACAGCAACTCTTCAGTGCCTTGGGGCAGGTAACTGCTGGCTGGGTCGCATATGGTTGCTACGCGGCCTACAACAGCACGAACGACAGTCGTGAATGGCGGATTCCCTTGGCTATTCAAATCATCCCGGCACTTTTCCTGGGCAGCTTAGTCTATCAGTGTCCTGAGAGCCCACGGTGGCTTTGTGATCACAATAAAGCAGACGAAGGGCTCAAGACGCTCGCTCGGCTCCATTCCCACGGCGACACGAATGACGCCTATGTGATTGCAGAGTTCAATCTTATCCAAATCCAGCTTGAAGCCGAACATGCTGAAAAAACACCTAATTATCTTGACCTGTTCAGAAGCTGGCCACAAATCCGCCGCATTATCATAGTCATGGCTATTCAGGCAGGCTGCCAGGGAACTGGTGTTAGTGCTATCCAGTACTTCTCACCGCAAATCTTTGCTCAGCTTGGTATTCCCGTCAAAACCACACTTCTCATGCAAGCTGTCAATGCACTTGTAGGACTAGCAGGCACGTCACTCTGCATTGTGATCATTGAGTTGGTAGGAAGACGGCCTCTAGAGATTGGAGGCTCGCTGATCATGACCGTCACATTCGCTGTCAATGCTGCCTTGATCAAAATTTTCCCAGCTTCTGTCTCCAACACCGGTGCACATTGGGGGTTTATTGTCATGACTTGGGTCTTTAACTTTGTGTTTTTCGTTACTAGTGGGCCTCTATCATGGGCAATTCCGCCCGAGCTTTTTGGAAACGCGATACGCGACACGGGTGTATCATGGGGTACGATGACTTCTTTCGCCTTCAATACGATGATAGGACAGGTCACACCGATCGCGATCAGTGCAATCGGCTGGAGATACTACCTCGTCTTTGTCGTCTGCAATTTCACCACGGCCATTTTCTTCTGGGCCTTCCTGCCGGAGACCAAGGGGCTGAATTTGGAAGACTTGGAGGAGTTGTTCGAGAAATCGCCTGTCTTCATTCCTGGTTCTAAGTGGGTGCCGAGCTCTCATATTGAATTGGACGCAAAGCGGATTGCAGAGAAGGAAACGCCGGCAACTCGGCATATCGAGCAGATTGATGATGGCTCTGTGTGA
- a CDS encoding uncharacterized protein (ID:PFLUO_003482-T1.cds;~source:funannotate), which produces MTLLSSESSSCTVSTSSPEFLTDESLHEAYELEIKTKDGDTVRFGELVAGKGDTITTIVIFVRHFFCIYDQHYVRNLATNMTQTLLDTIPSTAQPAQVIIIGCGDHSVIVPYTEETTNAFPIYSDGSGKIYETLHMKRTMEGFSTPPPYSPDSFTSAFAQYIKQTSKNLMAGIMGGPMEQQGGEWIFQRGKLRYAHRMQGANDHLTAEELLDILKTGQDQDSRPSSGMSQDQEEGYS; this is translated from the exons ATGACGCTGCTGTCTTCGGAATCGTCAAGTTGCACTGTCTCGACCAGTTCGCCCGAATTTCTAACAGACGAGTCCCTACACGAAGCCTATGAGCTAGAAATAAAGACGAAGGATGGCGACACTGTCCGGTTCGGTGAGCTCGTTGCGGGAAAAGGAGACACAATAACTACTATCGTCATTTTTG TTCGCCACTTCTTCTGCATCTACGACCAACACTACGTTCGAAACCTCGCCACAAATATGACCCAGACTCTATTGGACACAATACCATCTACCGCACAACCAGCCCAGGTGATAATAATCGGCTGTGGAGACCATTCCGTTATCGTGCCCTACACGGAGGAGACAACAAACGCGTTCCCTATATATTCCGATGGGTCAGGGAAGATCTATGAGACACTACATATGAAAAGAACCATGGAGGGGTTTtcgacgccgccaccatACTCACCGGACTCTTTTACTAGCGCGTTTGCACAATACATCAAGCAGACCAGCAAAAATTTGATGGCGGGGATCATGGGGGGTCCTATGGAGCAGCAGGGGGGCGAGTGGATCTTTCAACGGGGCAAGCTTCGGTATGCGCATCGGATGCAGGGGGCGAATGATCACCTTACGGCGGAAGAATTGTTGGATATCTTGAAAACGGGCCAGGACCAGGATAGTCGTCCATCCTCTGGGATGTCGCAAGATCAGGAAGAGGGATATTCATAG
- a CDS encoding uncharacterized protein (ID:PFLUO_003483-T1.cds;~source:funannotate), whose product MTHSCTRPLRIASVASFLIAFPLCIAHGAVSNSTVPAVGLVPLGTSASVALWFLLRRPRRSDNEAARDSADSSGDQTTENSAEARRPILVFFVDAVHAVALMVVLVFTWIHTSRRGNAVLSMLAAYATIPLLVDFFAHLYLAVGAFYTGFAIPDLMQYLAWQTVPPDCPNCSHRLRPESRPSMPWFQSQGSGNPRNWKLKMPSMPAIKAPEWKAPSWLPGRSRDADASLFANEEDRYRDYPEDGEPSEATSPEPVDVVRKDRKNRSTPQLD is encoded by the exons ATGACCCACTCATGCACGCGCCCCTTGCGCATCGCTTCCGTCGCAAGCTTTTTGATCGCTTTCCCGCTATGCATCGCTCACGGTGCAGTATCTAATAGCACTGTGCCGGCTGTTGGACTTGTCCCGCTCGGCACTTCGGCCAGCGTGGCCCTCTGGTTCCTATTGCGCCGGCCGAGGCGCAGCGACAATGAGGCTGCTCGGGATAGTGCAGATAGCTCCGGAGACCAGACAACAGAGAATAGCGCCGAAGCTCGCCGTCCGATCCTTGTATTTTTTGTTGATGCAGTCCACGCGGTGGCTCTCATGGTGGTCCTGGTCTTTACCTGGATTCATACCAGCCGAAGGGGGAACGCAGTGCTGAGTATGCTTGCTGCGTATGCGACGATTCCGCTGCTTGTTGATTT CTTCGCACATCTCTATCTCGCCGTAGGCGCATTCTACACCGGCTTCGCGATCCCTGATCTGATGCAATACTTGGCGTGGCAGACCGTCCCGCCCGACTGTCCGAACTGCAGTCATCGTCTCCGACCCGAGTCGCGTCCGTCGATGCCTTGGTTCCAGTCGCAGGGCAGTGGTAACCCGCGCAACTGGAAGCTCAAGATGCCGTCCATGCCCGCCATCAAGGCCCCTGAGTGGAAAGCGCCCTCTTGGCTACCGGGCCGCAGCAGAGACGCTGATGCTAGTCTTTTTGCCAATGAAGAGGATCGATATAGAGATTATCCGGAGGACGGGGAGCCGTCCGAGGCTACTTCGCCTGAGCCCGTCGACGTTGTGAGAAAGGATAGGAAGAATAGGAGCACGCCGCAACTGGACTGA
- a CDS encoding uncharacterized protein (ID:PFLUO_003484-T1.cds;~source:funannotate) translates to MSLDPLTALYKEASGSKVTTDIYLPAAPSEQRRYPVVIDIHGGAFMLGHSGMVSLPQVNDCLSRGWIVLVPNHRLCPGVNLLDGPMQDIRDLLSWIYEGHLDEYLSSQGSWRADLENVAAFGTSSGGHLALSLGFGVPKPVKAILSLYGAVNFTDPFWKKPLPHIAAKLPPNLEESFLNKVYEEKPVPTDSSVSLEGQTESGAAKGPNFSRPRDAFAFTQISRGTVMDAVYPASQSTDPKMDLIDPARNVSGDFPPTYIVHGMADTMVPIELSRELLRRLQEAGVRCGMTEVPDEEHTFAAMMKVGSRTWWLQREGFDFLESVIGKGPV, encoded by the exons ATGTCACTTGATCCATTGACAGCCCTCTACAAGGAGGCAAGTGGTAGTAAAGTCACGACAGACATCTACCTGCCCGCTGCCCCGTCGGAGCAGAGGAGATATCCCGTGG TCATCGATATTCATGGGGGCGCATTCATGCTCGGCCATAGCGGCATGGTCTCTCTGCCTCAGGTGAACGACTGTCTCAGCCGCGGTTGGATCGTGCTTGTGCCGAATCACCGGTTGTGCCCGGGAGTGAATCTCCTGGACGGGCCGATGCAGGACATCCGTGATCTGCTATCGTGGATATATGAAGGCCATCTGGATGAGTATCTCTCGTCGCAGGGGAGTTGGCGTgcagatctggagaatgTGGCTGCGTTTGGGACGTCATCAGGCGGCCACTTGGCTCTGAGTTTG GGGTTTGGTGTCCCCAAGCCAGTTAAAGCGATTCTCTCGCTATATGGCGCAGTGAACTTTACCGACCCGTTTTGGAAGAAACCGCTCCCGCACATCGCAGCCAAGCTGCCACCTAACCTGGAAGAGTCGTTCTTGAACAAGGTATACGAAGAGAAGCCCGTACCAACAGATAGCTCTGTATCACTAGAAGGACAGACAGAAAGCGGAGCAGCAAAAGGACCGAATTTCTCACGGCCACGCGACGCTTTCGCATTCACCCAGATTTCGCGCGGGACCGTCATGGATGCGGTATATCCAGCTTCACAATCTACAGACCCGAAGATGGACCTCATTGATCCTGCACGCAATGTTAGTGGAGACTTTCCGCCGACCTATATCGTGCACGGCATGGCGGATACGATGGTCCCGATTGAACTGAGCCGTGAGCTGCTTCGCAGATTGCAAGAGGCTGGTGTACGCTGTGGGATGACGGAGGTACCAGATGAAGAACATACTTttgcggcgatgatgaaggttGGCTCGCGGACTTGGTGGTTGCAGCGAGAGGGATTTGATTTCTTGGAGAGCGTTATCGGGAAGGGGCCGGTGTAG
- a CDS encoding uncharacterized protein (ID:PFLUO_003485-T1.cds;~source:funannotate) → MAWVHNFHGHDPEDETALIIAINLLFPILALSAVFLRFYVRRYTNRSPWVDDYAALSSAILTITRAGVVIALTRWGIGLDDAYIPPENEIPIGKLQYVTGPLYTLALLGFKVALLTSYYRMGGFVKTYRIIIIIVLVAVILNQVLFTFLVFLTCIPIAKQWDPSIPGHCISALGLYYAIAAMSIVFDLIIIALPLPVLWRLSLQRKQKLVLTFIFTLGFFITVIQIVRILSLENLLVFFNSRTTIIWITIEICLGTIICCVPTYGPLAKAVASSFQRRVQTSSWHLNLRRQATPERKFHTIHGSNDTRNTTTISSSAPENWLDTSTNVCEEHASSRLFPDHIHTTTQFSVEKSPI, encoded by the exons ATGGCTTGGGTCCATAACTTTCATGGTCATGACCCGGAAGACGAAACCGCCCTGATCATCGCTATCAACCTTCTGTTCCCGATTCTCGCCCTTTCGGCCGTCTTCCTACGATTTTACGTCCGACGATATACCAACCGTTCCCCATGGGTGGACGATTACGCAGCTTTATCCAGTGCAATCTTGACGATTACCCGGGCGGGAGTGGTTATTGCTT TGACACGATGGGGAATTGGGTTGGATGACGCATATATTCCACCTGAAAATGAGATCCCAATTGGCAAG CTGCAATATGTCACTGGGCCTTTGTacaccctcgccctcctcggATTCAAGGTTGCTTTATTAACCTCGTACTACCGCATGGGAGGCTTCGTCAAGACATACCGCATTATAATCATTATTGTCCTCGTCGCTGTTATCCTCAACCAAGTTTTGTTCACTTTCCTCGTTTTTCTCACCTGCATACCGATTGCAAAGCAATGGGATCCTTCTATTCCTGGGCACTGCATCAGCGCACTCGGTCTTTACTACGCTATTGCCG CAATGAGCATTGTCTttgatctcatcatcatcgccctcccTCTGCCTGTTCTCTGGAGGCTCTCTTTGCAACGCAAACAGAAG CTCGTGTTGACTTTTATCTTCACGCTTGGATTCTTCATCACTGTTATCCAAATCGTCCGCATTTTGAGTTTGGAAAACCTGTTGGTCTTTTTCAACAGTCGGACCACCATTATCTGGATTACTATCGAGATATGCCTAGGG ACGATAATCTGCTGCGTTCCAACTTACGGCCCTCTCGCCAAGGCCGTTGCGTCTTCCTTCCAAAGACGCGTACAGACGTCTTCTTGGCACCTCAACCTAAGACGTCAAGCCACTCCCGAAAGGAAATTTCATACTATCCACGGATCTAATGACACACGGAATACAACGACTATCAGCTCTAGCGCACCAGAGAACTGGTTAGACACAAGCACCAACGTGTGTGAGGAGCATGCTAGCTCACGGTTGTTCCCGGATCATatccacaccaccacacaGTTTTCGGTCGAAAAGAGCCCAATATAA
- a CDS encoding uncharacterized protein (ID:PFLUO_003486-T1.cds;~source:funannotate), protein MTFQVPYDDETPPSTPDKRRSLLSHVTTTPAGPPPSSTNSFTPQGKPPSTAFGSSQMQKLDFQQSSNSMFTKSGNINTNDSIFGSSFAGSTNFQPESAPQFAAPQSRFGASNGSAFGKSVTFGQSNGFASSQMSGYEDEEDDEEDMEEEEEEEEDYEDEDMDANNRQSSNRLSFLDSNFGNPLPPQSPGFGQPKPIYSNPTDARRPKLDERWAHQSPIGKTKLSPKNPSAMPSILHTLASRSRLPAVDEPSDMIINTEDALGRVYDELREAEYRHVDFDWILSYIANKLAATWDTCADRSGISRPYGTGSSIGPGENAPSLVKASFLASILLQIHHPSRSSAPIASASNPAARTAPNSMVKAMARASVATPLPQILLDWLNGNHSSQTNDLTALRHVEPNPTASSNFWEIINAAVLRGQFAEVAKVLRSADFNYARSSLEDGLPQPGYRGAQLQNIQRCVNKALQILDSCPGFQYDDWDITGPDWTLYRKRVLSAVNDLEEFAEGEERDDAPMPAQDNHFQAVNFGLGNLGGQNISFTQSARMAESRVPWTIYQSLRSLYRIILGDPTAIKANSQDWVEATIALTAWWDGEDDEGPDFRSSTASNEFRQSRGSKNPRAVDRNLRDAYLRRLDLAFSNATTDKSNKAGFRVNTMNSLEVGLASVFESNVEGVLELLQTWSLCIASATAEVATLGGWFETSGGAKKMPGLSENDLMVLSYGQDNRAPAPSVNRDDILHKYASALNNRKSVENETGVREGWEMALEVLSRLEDTHLMKKAVGEIVDKLPIQTTIQLDKLVVLCSDLGLEDQGRRVSEKFGDNIVEKAEKFGLALLCYARAQNRRKVKSVVDLLISYSLVQSRAYPATADLDPELRSMLKEPKACLSAIASVDEEAARILQFYLSGYATLRRFYEIRDEAVELQDGQRPRFKPLARRRAAAQALAAVIGSAADNIYGGLYDPERDPAVQVDGLLALLGEALVFVNQPTPILSVSQQFTILSAIEDLETVTPRVYAQCEECVQATLREHHSPGAGGSDTHLAPPSPRSLLKKSVSSLSGSTFSFIGNDMLESARVQPGSGSGPTSVGSSGVLVPRPGGQDGQGRGWDWRAGLPESATGQDILRLLRLGLAQGLSFGALGVA, encoded by the exons ATGACGTTCCAGGTCCCCTACGATGATGAGACACCTCCCTCAACTCCAGACAAGCGCCGCAGTCTCCTCAGCCATGTGACGACTACGCCTGCCGGCCCACCGCCGTCCTCGACAAATTCGTTCACGCCGCAAGGGAAGCCTCCGTCAACTGCGTTTGGCAGTTCCCAGATGCAGAAACTCGACTTCCAGCAATCCTCCAACTCGATGTTTACCAAGTCCGGAAACATCAACACAAACGACAGCATTTTTGGTTCTTCCTTCGCGGGATCGACCAACTTTCAGCCAGAATCTGCTCCCCAGTTTGCAGCGCCGCAGTCGCGTTTCGGTGCCTCCAATGGAAGCGCATTTGGAAAATCAGTGACTTTTGGACAATCTAATGGATTTGCTTCGTCACAGATGAGCGGGtacgaggacgaagaggacgacgaggaagacatggaggaagaggaagaagaggaggaagactacgaggatgaggatatggATGCGAATAACCGCCAATCCTCGAATCGCCTCAGCTTCTTGGACTCGAACTTCGGTAACCCACTGCCGCCGCAGTCCCCTGGCTTTGGCCAGCCCAAACCAATCTACTCCAATCCCACCGACGCAAGACGACCCAAGCTAGATGAACGCTGGGCCCATCAGTCGCCCATTGGCAAGACCAAGCTCTCCCCCAAAAATCCCTCCGCCATGCCGTCCATCCTCCACACCCTTGCCTCTCGATCTCGTCTGCCTGCTGTCGATGAGCCAAGCGATATGATCATCAATACCGAAGATGCGCTAGGCCGGGTCTATGATGAGCTGCGCGAAGCTGAATACAGACATGTTGACTTTGACTGGATTCTGTCCTACATCGCGAACAAGCTGGCAGCCACTTGGGACACGTGCGCCGACCGCAGCGGGATCTCTCGACCGTATGGCACCGGATCCAGCATTGGACCGGGAGAAAATGCCCCGAGTTTGGTCAAGGCAAGCTTCTTGGCATCGATTCTTCTGCAAATCCACCACCCTTCTCGCTCCTCTGCCCCCATTGCTAGCGCCTCCAATCCCGCCGCGCGGACTGCGCCCAACAGCATGGTGAAAGCCATGGCACGCGCCAGTGTCGCTACTCCTCTCCCACAGATTCTTCTCGACTGGCTTAATGGAAACCATTCCTCGCAGACCAACGACCTGACAGCATTAAGACATGTTGAACCGAACCCGACTGCCTCTTCAAACTTCTGGGAAATCATCAACGCAGCTGTGCTCCGTGGCCAGTTTGCCGAAGTGGCCAAGGTGCTTCGATCGGCAGACTTCAACTACGCTCGGTCTTCTTTGGAAGATGGGTTGCCTCAGCCCGGCTACCGCGGGGCCCAGCTACAAAATATCCAGCGCTGTGTCAACAAGGCTCTGCAGATCTTGGATTCGTGCCCGGGGTTCCAATATGATGACTGGGACATTACTGGACCGGATTGGACCCTGTACCGGAAGCGCGTTCTTTCCGCGGTGAATGATCTCGAGGAGTTtgcagagggagaggaaCGAGACGACGCCCCCATGCCGGCACAGGACAATCATTTCCAGGCTGTCAACTTTGGACTGGGGAATTTGGGTGGGCAGAATATTTCCTTCACTCAGTCAGCACGAATGGCCGAGAGCCGGGTCCCGTGGACGATTTACCAAAGCCTTCGATCTCTCTATCGTATTATCCTTGGCGACCCGACCGCTATCAAAGCCAATTCCCAGGACTGGGTGGAGGCGACTATCGCTTTGACGGCTTGGTGGGACGGCGAAGATGACGAGGGTCCAGACTTCCGCAGCAGTACCGCCAGCAATGAATTCCGACAGTCTCGCGGCTCCAAAAATCCACGTGCGGTAGACCGTAATCTGCGGGACGCCTATCTTCGACGTTTGGATCTGGCTTTCAGCAATGCGACAACCGATAAGTCCAACAAGGCCGGGTTCCGGGTGAACACGATGAATAGCTTGGAAGTTGGCCTGGCCTCCGTTTTCGAGAGCAATGTGGAGGGTGTGCTGGAACTGTTGCAGACCTGGTCGCTCTGTATCGCCTCTGCCACAGCAGAGGTCGCGACCCTTGGTGGATGGTTTGAGACGAGCGGCGGCGCCAAGAAGATGCCCGGCTTGAGTGAAAACGACTTGATGGTTCTGTCGTACGGGCAGGACAACCGGGCGCCCGCACCGAGTGTCAACCGTGATGATATTCTGCACAAGTACGCCTCTGCGCTAAATAACCGCAAGTCCGTCGAGAATGAAACAGGGGTCCGTGAAGGGTGGGAAATGGCGCTGGAAGTTCTGAGTCGACTCGAAGATACGCAtctgatgaagaaggctGTGGGTGAAATCGTCGACAAACTTCCCATCCAAACCACCATCCAATTGGATAAATTGGTCGTTTTGTGTTCCGATTTGGGCTTGGAGGATCAAGGCCGAAGAGTCTCGGAG AAATTTGGCGATAACAtcgtcgagaaggccgagaagtTCGGCCTCGCACTACTGTGCTACGCTCGCGCTCAAAACCGTCGCAAGGTCAAGTCCGTTGTCGACTTGCTTATCTCCTACAGTCTGGTCCAATCCCGTGCGTATCCCGCGACGGCCGATCTGGACCCGGAGCTGCGATCCATGCTCAAGGAGCCCAAAGCCTGCCTGTCGGCAATTGCctccgtcgacgaggaggccgccCGCATCCTTCAATTCTACCTCAGTGGCTACGCGACACTACGCCGGTTCTATGAAATTCGTGACGAGGCCGTGGAGCTACAAGACGGCCAGCGCCCGCGCTTCAAGCCTCTGGCCAGACGACGCGCTGCTGCTCAAGCTCTGGCGGCCGTTATTGGCAGTGCTGCGGACAACATCTACGGAGGTCTATACGATCCCGAGCGCGATCCGGCGGTCCAGGTGGATGGCCTGCTGGCGTTGTTGGGGGAGGCCTTGGTGTTTGTGAACC AACCCACCCCTATCCTATCCGTCTCGCAACAATTTACCATCCTCTCAGCGATCGAAGACCTGGAGACGGTGACTCCGCGCGTGTACGCACAGTGCGAGGAATGTGTCCAGGCAACACTGCGGGAGCACCACTCCCCCGGCGCCGGTGGGTCTGACACCCATCTGGCTCCACCCTCGCCGCGGTCACTGCTGAAGAAATCCGTGTCCTCGCTTTCCGGATCGACCTTTTCTTTCATTGGTAACGACATGCTGGAGTCAGCTCGCGTGCAACCCggttctgggtctggccCGACGTCTGTGGGTAGCTCAGGCGTGCTAGTGCCCCGACCAGGTGGTCAGGATGGCCAGGGTAGAGGATGGGACTGGCGGGCGGGTCTGCCTGAGTCGGCGACCGGCCAGGACATCCTGCGGTTGTTGCGCCTGGGGTTGGCTCAAGGATTGAGCTTTGGTGCTTTGGGCGTGGCTTAG
- a CDS encoding uncharacterized protein (ID:PFLUO_003487-T1.cds;~source:funannotate), whose product MPSTPQVSYNITHTFWKHSYEVSGPNSNQALFYVENSHWTPGKPTLSFHEGHENGPIKGVARLAKMSHSIDCGLGDPSDPAARIAYETMTNIGFMKTRYMFKVDRGHGPETFLWKKTHTHGTGLANNYKMVNDASQKVVAVFSSATNPFSPSKAGRLDIYVDYGERFNLMTLITGIALHEKQRRARAAAGASGGGGGGGGA is encoded by the coding sequence ATGCCCAGCACACCACAGGTCTCGTACAACATCACCCACACCTTCTGGAAACATTCCTACGAGGTATCCGGCCCCAACAGTAACCAGGCCTTATTCTATGTGGAGAACTCGCACTGGACCCCTGGCAAGCCAACGCTATCCTTCCACGAGGGGCACGAGAATGGCCCAATCAAAGGCGTAGCGCGGCTCGCCAAAATGTCGCATTCGATTGATTGCGGTCTCGGCGATCCTTCGGACCCCGCGGCCAGAATCGCGTATGAGACCATGACCAACATCGGCTTCATGAAAACCCGCTACATGTTCAAAGTGGACCGCGGGCACGGGCCAGAGACATTTctctggaagaagacccaTACCCATGGCACGGGATTGGCGAATAACTACAAGATGGTGAACGATGCCAGCCAGAAAGTGGTTGCTGTGTTCTCGTCCGCCACAAATCCTTTTTCCCCGTCTAAAGCGGGCCGGCTCGACATTTATGTCGACTATGGCGAGCGATTTAACCTCATGACCCTCATTACAGGGATTGCATTGCATGAAAAGCAACGCCGCGCGCGCGCTGCTGCCGGAGccagcggcggtggtggtggtggaggcggtgctTAA
- a CDS encoding uncharacterized protein (ID:PFLUO_003488-T1.cds;~source:funannotate), which produces MALRRPHRKSRHGCAECKRRRVKCDEARPTCSNCAKRHTECEYGSSTSLLWANEDPVSRHVSRGSGSDSGQPGESIMGSVGTPDSLGILGQMRGEDPAVASPAPILNTADLELMMQWCNSTYETLSRNEHTDPVWRSAVPEEALSHPFLMHSILALSSLHLARISPDPARRASYLGRAVAHQNQALALFRGLLGDINEANSKAMFAFAGIVVVYTFGFPHSPDVQDPWSCLDDLYQVLVLSRGVQQVIRSIRDVIPGSALAPLLHLDDYHAPLRDEDKAVVTRLQEANRMCGLRDAQHETEVFAATIENFAEMLGLVRSGVTTSTIAGRWAIILPQRFLELLREREPLALVMLAHYGVLLQYLKHRWCFDEWCVRVAQAVWAVLDDQWRPLVHWAMREILGENYIDQV; this is translated from the exons ATGGCGCTAAGACGACCTCATCGCAAATCACGGCATGGCTGCGCGGAATGCAAGCGGCGCCGAGTCAAG TGTGATGAAGCCCGGCCGACGTGCTCCAATTGTGCCAAACGCCATACGGAGTGTGAGTATGGGTCGTCCACCTCGTTATTATGGGCAAACGAGGACCCTGTTTCTCGCCATGTGTCTCGTGGCTCCGGGTCCGACAGCGGCCAGCCCGGCGAGTCCATCATGGGCAGTGTCGGGACGCCGGACTCGTTGGGGATTTTGGGCCAGATGCGCGGCGAGGACCCAGCAGTGGCCTCACCCGCGCCGATTCTCAACACGGCCGACCTGGAGCTGATGATGCAATGGTGTAATTCGACCTACGAGACCCTGTCGCGCAACGAGCACACCGATCCAGTCTGGCGATCCGCCGTACCTGAAGAGGCGCTCTCCCATCCGTTTCTCATGCACAGCATTCTGGCCCTGTCATCCTTACACCTCGCCCGGATAAGCCCGGATCCGGCTCGGCGAGCGTCATATCTCGGCCGCGCCGTGGCACACCAGAACCAAGCGCTCGCGCTCTTCCGCGGGCTGCTGGGGGACATCAACGAGGCCAATTCCAAGGCCATGTTTGCTTTTGCAGGGATTGTGGTCGTGTATACATTTGGGTTCCCGCATTCCCCGGATGTGCAAGACCCCTGGAGCTGCCTGGATGATCTCTACCAAGTCCTCGTGCTTTCGCGCGGTGTGCAACAAGTCATACGATCCATTCGGGACGTGATCCCCGGCAGCGCCCTAGCGCCGCTGTTACACCTGGATGATTACCACGCGCCATTGCGCGACGAGGACAAGGCCGTTGTCACCCGGCTACAAGAAGCGAACCGGATGTGCGGACTGCGCGACGCCCAGCACGAAACGGAGGTGTTCGCCGCGACGATTGAGAATTTCGCCGAAATGCTGGGCCTGGTGCGCAGTGGCgtgaccaccagcaccattGCGGGTCGGTGGGCGATCATATTACCCCAAAGAttcctggagctgctgcgggaACGAGAGCCCTTAGCACTCGTCATGTTAGCCCATTATGGCGTGCTCTTGCAGTATCTCAAGCACCGGTGGTGTTTTGACGAGTGGTGTGTGCGGGTGGCCCAAGCTGTGTGGGCGGTGTTGGATGATCAGTGGAGACCATTGGTGCACTGGGCGATGCGCGAGATCCTTGGCGAGAATTACA